A window from Vibrio cortegadensis encodes these proteins:
- a CDS encoding IS110 family RNA-guided transposase produces the protein MNTNTLQNINVGVDTGKSQLDIYIRPLDIYFTVPNTEKGIRDAIKTIKKHKPQRIVIEATGRLEMPFILECDKAKLPYVIANPLRIKKFAGATGQRAKNDRLDAALIAHYAERMQPELTKLKSENIRLMSDLVARRNQLLTMQTMERNRLQILPKNISSTITPILTALKNQIEKVEAKIAKLIDSCPEYQAKNAILQSMPGVGKVLAASLISNVPELGFISNKQASSLIGVAPITRESGRFKGKRMIQGGRAQVRTVMYMAMMSTIQCNPVFKAIYERLLAAGKPKKVAIVACMRKMVVILNSMLRDGVMWDKNSVKN, from the coding sequence ATGAATACAAATACACTTCAAAACATTAATGTCGGCGTTGATACTGGCAAGTCACAATTAGATATTTACATCCGCCCTCTCGACATTTACTTCACTGTCCCAAACACCGAAAAAGGCATCCGTGATGCCATCAAAACCATTAAGAAACACAAACCTCAGCGCATCGTCATCGAAGCGACTGGCCGATTAGAAATGCCCTTCATACTCGAATGCGATAAAGCCAAATTACCTTATGTGATTGCTAATCCGTTGCGTATTAAAAAGTTCGCAGGTGCCACTGGACAACGAGCTAAAAACGACCGATTAGATGCTGCTCTTATTGCACATTATGCTGAACGTATGCAACCCGAACTCACCAAACTGAAAAGCGAAAACATTCGCCTTATGAGTGACTTAGTCGCAAGGCGCAACCAGCTACTCACCATGCAAACCATGGAAAGAAATCGGCTACAAATATTACCAAAGAATATCTCATCAACCATTACTCCTATCCTTACCGCTCTGAAGAATCAGATAGAAAAAGTTGAAGCAAAGATAGCGAAACTGATTGATAGCTGTCCTGAGTATCAAGCCAAGAATGCGATTCTCCAAAGCATGCCTGGCGTGGGTAAGGTCCTTGCGGCCTCCTTAATTAGCAATGTGCCCGAATTAGGGTTTATCTCCAATAAACAAGCATCTTCGCTCATTGGTGTCGCACCAATAACAAGAGAGAGCGGCCGCTTCAAAGGCAAACGGATGATACAAGGAGGGCGAGCTCAAGTTAGGACCGTTATGTATATGGCGATGATGTCAACTATTCAGTGTAACCCAGTTTTCAAGGCAATTTATGAACGATTACTTGCAGCAGGAAAACCAAAAAAAGTAGCGATAGTTGCTTGTATGAGGAAGATGGTTGTGATTTTAAATTCAATGCTGAGAGACGGTGTGATGTGGGATAAAAATAGCGTCAAAAATTAA
- a CDS encoding STAS domain-containing protein: protein MLVINVEFSIWPDSPYYDLPKNNEYTCYKVGCITFSNVIHITGLLEQELVKSTQDIDGSIDYGNIDYFDDSCPKIRLIGEFGDVVLECSGVQFQIRT from the coding sequence ATGTTAGTAATTAATGTTGAGTTTAGTATTTGGCCTGACTCGCCATACTACGATTTACCTAAAAACAATGAATATACTTGCTATAAGGTTGGTTGCATAACTTTCTCCAATGTAATTCATATAACAGGCCTGTTAGAGCAAGAATTAGTTAAGAGCACGCAAGATATTGACGGTTCTATTGATTACGGAAATATCGATTATTTTGATGATAGTTGTCCAAAAATTAGGTTGATAGGCGAGTTTGGTGATGTGGTGCTGGAATGCTCAGGAGTACAGTTTCAAATACGTACATAA
- a CDS encoding VOC family protein, producing MNVHEKLNYVEFGAKDLAATKAFFRSVFDWSFVDYGPEYAAFSNQGLDGGFFKSDACSQTSTGGALLVFYSADISATESKVLKHGGAVVRPIFDFPGGCRFHFVEPSGNEFAVWSETRV from the coding sequence ATGAATGTACATGAAAAGCTAAATTACGTTGAATTTGGAGCAAAGGATCTAGCTGCAACGAAAGCTTTTTTCAGATCTGTCTTTGATTGGTCATTTGTTGATTATGGTCCTGAATATGCGGCATTTTCGAATCAAGGTTTAGATGGTGGATTTTTTAAGTCTGATGCTTGTAGTCAAACATCAACTGGCGGTGCACTTTTAGTTTTTTATAGTGCGGATATATCGGCAACTGAGAGTAAAGTACTAAAACATGGTGGTGCGGTTGTTCGACCAATTTTCGATTTCCCCGGGGGTTGCCGTTTTCATTTCGTTGAGCCAAGTGGTAACGAGTTTGCAGTGTGGTCTGAAACACGCGTCTAA
- a CDS encoding NUDIX hydrolase, giving the protein MIVHECVSFLLIEHDSVLLEKRSETRETDAGVINIPGGHIESGESQVQTLFREVNEELNVSPKSYKYLCSLYHPTSELQLIHYYVVDNWTGEISAQEAESVDWYPLSSAPVGIEADSLALAEYSRVERYL; this is encoded by the coding sequence ATGATAGTGCATGAATGCGTATCTTTTTTGTTGATAGAACACGATAGTGTATTACTCGAAAAACGCAGCGAAACGAGAGAAACAGATGCGGGCGTAATTAATATCCCCGGTGGCCATATTGAAAGTGGTGAAAGCCAAGTCCAAACCTTGTTCCGTGAAGTTAACGAAGAATTGAATGTGAGCCCTAAATCTTACAAATACCTTTGTTCACTTTATCATCCAACTAGCGAGTTACAATTAATCCATTACTATGTTGTTGATAATTGGACAGGCGAAATTTCAGCACAAGAGGCTGAGAGTGTGGATTGGTATCCGTTGTCGTCAGCTCCTGTTGGCATTGAAGCTGATAGTTTGGCTCTTGCCGAGTATTCTAGAGTTGAGCGCTACCTTTAA
- a CDS encoding GNAT family N-acetyltransferase, giving the protein MNKLVFRVCGENSPYWADLERLFQSEWSDFFFVDTYKPEANLPPVLVALRNNEVIGGLAYSRFKEPHGSSDVIWFNAVFVSPELRGQGIASELINRGVEQVSEMLQSHLYAYTNVAPLYQSLGWSVVDIESEPNHSVMSISLRT; this is encoded by the coding sequence ATGAACAAGTTAGTATTCAGAGTTTGTGGTGAGAACAGTCCGTATTGGGCTGATCTAGAAAGGTTATTTCAAAGTGAATGGTCTGACTTTTTCTTCGTTGATACCTATAAACCTGAAGCTAATCTTCCTCCAGTTTTGGTTGCTTTGAGAAACAACGAAGTTATCGGTGGATTGGCTTATTCTCGTTTTAAAGAGCCACATGGAAGTTCAGATGTCATTTGGTTTAATGCTGTCTTTGTTTCGCCAGAGTTGCGCGGTCAGGGCATTGCTAGTGAGTTGATTAACCGAGGTGTTGAGCAAGTATCAGAAATGCTTCAAAGTCATCTGTATGCTTATACAAATGTCGCCCCGTTGTACCAGTCTCTAGGTTGGTCGGTGGTTGATATTGAAAGTGAGCCAAATCATAGCGTAATGAGTATCTCACTCAGGACTTAA
- a CDS encoding RDD family protein: MEDVQENQYELASRWSRIGAAIIDSLILSVVMLPLAYFTGGFDGISQNSPVEVPMTYQVLMAALGFGLYCVVNWKFLSESGQTVGKKILNIKVVYTDSSQATVQDLVFKRYAFLLFISYIPWIGGLIGIINLLMIFGKQRRALHDRIANTKVIVS; the protein is encoded by the coding sequence ATGGAAGATGTTCAAGAAAATCAGTATGAATTAGCGTCAAGATGGTCACGAATTGGCGCTGCAATTATCGATTCGCTCATTCTAAGTGTTGTGATGCTACCTTTAGCTTATTTCACAGGCGGATTTGATGGTATAAGTCAGAACTCACCAGTTGAAGTTCCAATGACATACCAAGTATTAATGGCTGCTCTTGGGTTTGGGCTATATTGTGTTGTTAATTGGAAGTTTCTTTCTGAATCAGGTCAAACCGTAGGCAAGAAAATACTAAACATTAAGGTTGTATATACAGACAGCTCTCAAGCAACGGTTCAAGATTTAGTGTTTAAACGATATGCATTTCTTCTTTTTATCAGTTATATCCCTTGGATAGGTGGTCTGATTGGTATTATTAATCTTCTAATGATCTTTGGTAAGCAAAGACGAGCTCTACACGATCGTATAGCGAATACAAAGGTGATCGTAAGCTAA
- a CDS encoding type II toxin-antitoxin system Phd/YefM family antitoxin, which translates to MRIVSFTEARNGLKAVLDGVVNDADATVITRRDSEDAVVMSLDYYNSLMETIYLMRSPANAEHLNKSIAQYKAGKVIQRDIFDE; encoded by the coding sequence ATGAGAATTGTCTCTTTCACAGAAGCTAGAAATGGTTTGAAAGCCGTTCTTGATGGTGTAGTTAATGATGCGGATGCAACAGTAATCACTCGTAGAGATTCTGAAGATGCGGTAGTAATGTCGCTGGATTATTACAATAGCTTAATGGAAACCATTTATTTAATGCGCTCTCCTGCTAATGCAGAGCATTTAAATAAATCTATCGCTCAATACAAAGCGGGTAAAGTAATACAGCGAGATATTTTCGATGAGTAA
- a CDS encoding Txe/YoeB family addiction module toxin, translating to MSNRLLAWTDEAWDSYVYWQGQDKKTLKRINKLINDVKRSPFDGIGKPEPLKENLTGFWSRRIDDSNRLVYAIDDGVITIISCRYHY from the coding sequence ATGAGTAATCGTCTATTAGCTTGGACCGATGAGGCTTGGGATAGTTATGTTTATTGGCAGGGGCAGGATAAAAAAACGCTTAAGCGAATTAACAAGCTCATTAATGATGTTAAACGTTCGCCTTTTGATGGTATCGGTAAACCGGAGCCATTAAAGGAAAATTTAACAGGTTTTTGGTCTCGCCGAATTGATGATTCAAATCGTCTTGTTTATGCGATTGATGATGGAGTGATTACAATTATTTCGTGCAGATATCATTACTAA
- a CDS encoding ATP-binding protein — protein MRIALTGASSVGKTFLSDHLMRNDEFSKHIKKFITPDARSILDSMECKNTDRMTREDLRTFQLAYYKKKADLEKGESNFLTERSFIDVESYWNVRDTFDMPINMQKMISAKCKEHAEGYDFHVYLPFGVVPFESDGYRSEDLEFHRRVDRKILSLLNEWDIDYIRLDELDIEVRVDNVISRMENIHNKAFKTDSQRSAFSG, from the coding sequence ATGAGAATAGCCTTAACCGGAGCTAGCTCGGTAGGGAAAACCTTTTTATCAGATCATTTGATGAGAAATGATGAGTTTAGTAAGCACATTAAAAAGTTTATTACACCTGATGCTAGGTCTATTTTGGATAGCATGGAATGTAAAAATACCGATCGAATGACTAGAGAAGATTTAAGAACTTTTCAACTAGCGTATTATAAAAAGAAAGCAGACTTGGAAAAAGGGGAGAGTAATTTCCTCACGGAAAGATCGTTTATAGACGTTGAATCGTATTGGAATGTTCGTGACACATTTGATATGCCAATAAATATGCAAAAAATGATTTCAGCTAAATGCAAAGAGCACGCAGAAGGTTATGATTTCCATGTTTACCTTCCATTTGGTGTAGTACCGTTTGAGTCTGATGGATATAGGTCCGAAGATCTTGAATTTCATAGGCGTGTAGATAGGAAAATCTTGTCACTTTTAAACGAATGGGACATCGACTATATCCGCCTGGATGAATTAGATATCGAAGTGAGGGTGGATAATGTCATATCACGTATGGAAAATATTCATAACAAAGCGTTTAAGACGGATTCTCAACGCTCGGCATTTTCGGGTTGA
- a CDS encoding putative signal transducing protein → MSEKVKVALKWLKGLLDAESIEYQIVGGLAATIHGGSREIADIDLYIHNSDANKLLAHVSQFISKPLTRYTEYGWDLEYFQLVYQNQKIEIGLSQNTKIQSSLDGSWHQLEIDFAKSVVKSYQGIELQVMPAYQLVEYKRILSREVDLIDIQQLASSSAP, encoded by the coding sequence ATGAGTGAGAAAGTGAAAGTAGCCTTGAAGTGGTTGAAAGGACTTTTGGATGCAGAGAGCATTGAGTACCAAATTGTCGGTGGGCTAGCTGCAACTATTCATGGTGGCAGCCGTGAAATTGCAGACATAGACCTTTATATCCACAACTCTGATGCAAATAAGCTCTTGGCTCACGTATCTCAATTCATATCTAAACCGTTAACTCGTTATACTGAATACGGTTGGGATTTAGAGTATTTCCAGTTGGTTTACCAAAATCAAAAAATTGAAATCGGTTTATCTCAAAATACCAAAATCCAATCGTCATTGGACGGTTCATGGCATCAACTAGAAATCGACTTTGCAAAGTCAGTTGTCAAAAGTTATCAAGGCATTGAATTACAGGTTATGCCAGCTTATCAACTGGTAGAGTACAAACGAATATTGAGTAGGGAAGTAGACCTAATTGACATTCAGCAGCTAGCTTCAAGTTCAGCGCCATAA
- a CDS encoding MazG-related protein, producing the protein MSEKVKVALKWLKGLLDAESIEYQIVGGLAATIHGGSREIADIDLYIHDSDVNKLLAHVSQFISKPLTRYTEYGWDLEYFQLVYQNQKIEIGLSQNTKIQSALDGSWYPLEIDYSASVEKAYQGIILPVIPVHHLIEYKRILGREVDLIDIQELTSSSAP; encoded by the coding sequence GTGAGTGAGAAAGTGAAAGTAGCCTTGAAGTGGCTGAAAGGACTTTTGGATGCAGAGAGCATCGAGTACCAAATTGTCGGTGGACTAGCTGCAACTATTCATGGTGGTAGCCGTGAAATTGCAGACATAGACCTTTATATCCACGACTCTGACGTAAATAAGCTCTTGGCTCACGTATCTCAATTCATATCTAAACCGTTAACTCGTTATACTGAATACGGTTGGGATCTAGAGTATTTCCAGTTGGTTTACCAAAATCAAAAAATTGAAATCGGTTTATCTCAAAATACAAAGATACAATCAGCTTTAGACGGCTCTTGGTATCCGCTTGAAATTGATTATTCAGCGTCAGTTGAAAAAGCCTATCAAGGCATCATATTGCCAGTAATCCCTGTTCATCACTTAATCGAGTACAAGCGTATTTTGGGTAGGGAAGT